From Coffea arabica cultivar ET-39 chromosome 10e, Coffea Arabica ET-39 HiFi, whole genome shotgun sequence, one genomic window encodes:
- the LOC113711052 gene encoding transcription factor bHLH74-like isoform X1, which produces MSSTENTTGDMGFQESGGGGDSILNCPSSGMDTNSMSDKVAGMAMCSESMFKSSTGVDPFYGGTGWDPLVSLNHAENFGGSPVIPHHNEFGNSHYPVGLENQAISNTSHLVHYASDSGLGDMVPKLSCFGSGAFSEMVNSFGLPDCGQVTETSFHQKYAKKKGVGAQEDCQISEERALGGNGKKKRKASDFQSPLNPKKNIEGEQQKDLSANSSECSKEQDEMKQKMEQSNSTNLRGKQASGKQIKDNSDSGEPPKDTYIHVRAKRGQATNSHSLAERVRRERISERMRLLQELVPGCNKITGKAVMLDEIINYVQSLQQQVEVEITSLQFLSMKLATVNPELNVDLDRIFQKDILHSRGSSAATLGIGPGLNSSHPFPGYPQGSFPGISGAAAPFHPVPQAVWDNELQSILQMGFDTSPSINNLGPNAGRSKLEL; this is translated from the exons ATGAGTAGCACTGAGAATACCACAGGTGATATGGGATTCCAAGAGAGTGGGGGAGGTGGTGATAGCATATTGAATTGCCCGTCTTCTGGGATGGACACAAATTCAATGTCTGACAAGGTTGCAGGAATGGCAATGTGTTCTGAGTCCATGTTCAAGTCTTCAACCGGGGTAGACCCTTTCTATGGGGGGACTGGATGGGACCCACTTGTATCACTGAATCATGCTGAGAATTTTGGTGGCTCTCCAGTTATTCCTCATCACAATGAGTTTGGAAATTCACATTACCCTGTTGGGCTGGAAAATCAGGCGATTAGTAACACTTCCCATCTGGTTCATTATGCATCTGATTCAGGTCTGGGTGATATGGTGCCAAAATTATCGTGCTTTGGCAGCGGAGCATTCTCAGAAATGGTCAATTCTTTTGGACTTCCTGACTGTGGCCAGGTTACAGAAACGAGCTTTCATCAAAAATATGCTAAAAAAAAGGGAGTTGGTGCTCAGGAGGATTGCCAAATTTCAGAAGAGAGAGCTTTGGGTGGTAatggaaagaagaaaagaaaagcatcagATTTTCAATCTCCATTGAACCCCAAGAAG AATATTGAAGGGGAGCAGCAGAAAGACCTCTCTGCTAACAGTTCAGAATGTTCCAAGGAGCAAGACGAAATGAAACAGAAAATGGAGCAAAGTAATAGCACAAATTTGCGCGGTAAGCAAGCTTCAGGCAAACAAATCAAGGATAATTCTGACAGTGGAGAACCTCCTAAAGACACTTACATTCATGTGAGGGCCAAGAGGGGCCAGGCCACTAACAGTCACAGCCTTGCTGAAAGG GTGAGAAGAGAAAGGATAAGCGAGAGGATGAGATTGCTTCAAGAACTTGTTCCAGGCTGCAATAAG ATAACTGGCAAGGCTGTGATGCTTGATGAGATTATCAACTATGTACAATCCCTGCAACAGCAAGTGGAG GTTGAAATCACTTCCTTGCAGTTTTTATCAATGAAACTGGCAACTGTGAATCCAGAGCTAAACGTCGATCTTGACCGGATTTTTCAAAAAGAT ATTCTTCATTCACGAGGCAGCAGTGCAGCCACTCTTGGAATTGGACCAGGATTGAACTCCTCTCATCCATTCCCAGGGTATCCTCAGGGATCTTTCCCAGGTATCTCAGGTGCTGCCGCCCCGTTTCATCCCGTGCCTCAG GCCGTCTGGGATAACGAGCTCCAGAGCATTTTGCAAATGGGCTTCGATACTAGTCCCTCCATCAACAATCTAGGACCAAATG CAGGGCGGTCGAAATTGGAGCTATAG
- the LOC113711052 gene encoding transcription factor bHLH74-like isoform X2, translating to MSSTENTTGDMGFQESGGGGDSILNCPSSGMDTNSMSDKVAGMAMCSESMFKSSTGVDPFYGGTGWDPLVSLNHAENFGGSPVIPHHNEFGNSHYPVGLENQAISNTSHLVHYASDSGLGDMVPKLSCFGSGAFSEMVNSFGLPDCGQVTETSFHQKYAKKKGVGAQEDCQISEERALGGNGKKKRKASDFQSPLNPKKNIEGEQQKDLSANSSECSKEQDEMKQKMEQSNSTNLRGKQASGKQIKDNSDSGEPPKDTYIHVRAKRGQATNSHSLAERVRRERISERMRLLQELVPGCNKITGKAVMLDEIINYVQSLQQQVEVEITSLQFLSMKLATVNPELNVDLDRIFQKDILHSRGSSAATLGIGPGLNSSHPFPGYPQGSFPGISGAAAPFHPVPQAVWDNELQSILQMGFDTSPSINNLGPNGRSKLEL from the exons ATGAGTAGCACTGAGAATACCACAGGTGATATGGGATTCCAAGAGAGTGGGGGAGGTGGTGATAGCATATTGAATTGCCCGTCTTCTGGGATGGACACAAATTCAATGTCTGACAAGGTTGCAGGAATGGCAATGTGTTCTGAGTCCATGTTCAAGTCTTCAACCGGGGTAGACCCTTTCTATGGGGGGACTGGATGGGACCCACTTGTATCACTGAATCATGCTGAGAATTTTGGTGGCTCTCCAGTTATTCCTCATCACAATGAGTTTGGAAATTCACATTACCCTGTTGGGCTGGAAAATCAGGCGATTAGTAACACTTCCCATCTGGTTCATTATGCATCTGATTCAGGTCTGGGTGATATGGTGCCAAAATTATCGTGCTTTGGCAGCGGAGCATTCTCAGAAATGGTCAATTCTTTTGGACTTCCTGACTGTGGCCAGGTTACAGAAACGAGCTTTCATCAAAAATATGCTAAAAAAAAGGGAGTTGGTGCTCAGGAGGATTGCCAAATTTCAGAAGAGAGAGCTTTGGGTGGTAatggaaagaagaaaagaaaagcatcagATTTTCAATCTCCATTGAACCCCAAGAAG AATATTGAAGGGGAGCAGCAGAAAGACCTCTCTGCTAACAGTTCAGAATGTTCCAAGGAGCAAGACGAAATGAAACAGAAAATGGAGCAAAGTAATAGCACAAATTTGCGCGGTAAGCAAGCTTCAGGCAAACAAATCAAGGATAATTCTGACAGTGGAGAACCTCCTAAAGACACTTACATTCATGTGAGGGCCAAGAGGGGCCAGGCCACTAACAGTCACAGCCTTGCTGAAAGG GTGAGAAGAGAAAGGATAAGCGAGAGGATGAGATTGCTTCAAGAACTTGTTCCAGGCTGCAATAAG ATAACTGGCAAGGCTGTGATGCTTGATGAGATTATCAACTATGTACAATCCCTGCAACAGCAAGTGGAG GTTGAAATCACTTCCTTGCAGTTTTTATCAATGAAACTGGCAACTGTGAATCCAGAGCTAAACGTCGATCTTGACCGGATTTTTCAAAAAGAT ATTCTTCATTCACGAGGCAGCAGTGCAGCCACTCTTGGAATTGGACCAGGATTGAACTCCTCTCATCCATTCCCAGGGTATCCTCAGGGATCTTTCCCAGGTATCTCAGGTGCTGCCGCCCCGTTTCATCCCGTGCCTCAG GCCGTCTGGGATAACGAGCTCCAGAGCATTTTGCAAATGGGCTTCGATACTAGTCCCTCCATCAACAATCTAGGACCAAATG GGCGGTCGAAATTGGAGCTATAG
- the LOC113711052 gene encoding transcription factor bHLH74-like isoform X3, whose product MSSTENTTGDMGFQESGGGGDSILNCPSSGMDTNSMSDKVAGMAMCSESMFKSSTGVDPFYGGTGWDPLVSLNHAENFGGSPVIPHHNEFGNSHYPVGLENQAISNTSHLVHYASDSGLGDMVPKLSCFGSGAFSEMVNSFGLPDCGQVTETSFHQKYAKKKGVGAQEDCQISEERALGGNGKKKRKASDFQSPLNPKKNIEGEQQKDLSANSSECSKEQDEMKQKMEQSNSTNLRGKQASGKQIKDNSDSGEPPKDTYIHVRAKRGQATNSHSLAERVRRERISERMRLLQELVPGCNKITGKAVMLDEIINYVQSLQQQVEFLSMKLATVNPELNVDLDRIFQKDILHSRGSSAATLGIGPGLNSSHPFPGYPQGSFPGISGAAAPFHPVPQAVWDNELQSILQMGFDTSPSINNLGPNAGRSKLEL is encoded by the exons ATGAGTAGCACTGAGAATACCACAGGTGATATGGGATTCCAAGAGAGTGGGGGAGGTGGTGATAGCATATTGAATTGCCCGTCTTCTGGGATGGACACAAATTCAATGTCTGACAAGGTTGCAGGAATGGCAATGTGTTCTGAGTCCATGTTCAAGTCTTCAACCGGGGTAGACCCTTTCTATGGGGGGACTGGATGGGACCCACTTGTATCACTGAATCATGCTGAGAATTTTGGTGGCTCTCCAGTTATTCCTCATCACAATGAGTTTGGAAATTCACATTACCCTGTTGGGCTGGAAAATCAGGCGATTAGTAACACTTCCCATCTGGTTCATTATGCATCTGATTCAGGTCTGGGTGATATGGTGCCAAAATTATCGTGCTTTGGCAGCGGAGCATTCTCAGAAATGGTCAATTCTTTTGGACTTCCTGACTGTGGCCAGGTTACAGAAACGAGCTTTCATCAAAAATATGCTAAAAAAAAGGGAGTTGGTGCTCAGGAGGATTGCCAAATTTCAGAAGAGAGAGCTTTGGGTGGTAatggaaagaagaaaagaaaagcatcagATTTTCAATCTCCATTGAACCCCAAGAAG AATATTGAAGGGGAGCAGCAGAAAGACCTCTCTGCTAACAGTTCAGAATGTTCCAAGGAGCAAGACGAAATGAAACAGAAAATGGAGCAAAGTAATAGCACAAATTTGCGCGGTAAGCAAGCTTCAGGCAAACAAATCAAGGATAATTCTGACAGTGGAGAACCTCCTAAAGACACTTACATTCATGTGAGGGCCAAGAGGGGCCAGGCCACTAACAGTCACAGCCTTGCTGAAAGG GTGAGAAGAGAAAGGATAAGCGAGAGGATGAGATTGCTTCAAGAACTTGTTCCAGGCTGCAATAAG ATAACTGGCAAGGCTGTGATGCTTGATGAGATTATCAACTATGTACAATCCCTGCAACAGCAAGTGGAG TTTTTATCAATGAAACTGGCAACTGTGAATCCAGAGCTAAACGTCGATCTTGACCGGATTTTTCAAAAAGAT ATTCTTCATTCACGAGGCAGCAGTGCAGCCACTCTTGGAATTGGACCAGGATTGAACTCCTCTCATCCATTCCCAGGGTATCCTCAGGGATCTTTCCCAGGTATCTCAGGTGCTGCCGCCCCGTTTCATCCCGTGCCTCAG GCCGTCTGGGATAACGAGCTCCAGAGCATTTTGCAAATGGGCTTCGATACTAGTCCCTCCATCAACAATCTAGGACCAAATG CAGGGCGGTCGAAATTGGAGCTATAG
- the LOC113711052 gene encoding transcription factor bHLH74-like isoform X4, translating into MSSTENTTGDMGFQESGGGGDSILNCPSSGMDTNSMSDKVAGMAMCSESMFKSSTGVDPFYGGTGWDPLVSLNHAENFGGSPVIPHHNEFGNSHYPVGLENQAISNTSHLVHYASDSGLGDMVPKLSCFGSGAFSEMVNSFGLPDCGQVTETSFHQKYAKKKGVGAQEDCQISEERALGGNGKKKRKASDFQSPLNPKKNIEGEQQKDLSANSSECSKEQDEMKQKMEQSNSTNLRGKQASGKQIKDNSDSGEPPKDTYIHVRAKRGQATNSHSLAERVRRERISERMRLLQELVPGCNKITGKAVMLDEIINYVQSLQQQVEFLSMKLATVNPELNVDLDRIFQKDILHSRGSSAATLGIGPGLNSSHPFPGYPQGSFPGISGAAAPFHPVPQAVWDNELQSILQMGFDTSPSINNLGPNGRSKLEL; encoded by the exons ATGAGTAGCACTGAGAATACCACAGGTGATATGGGATTCCAAGAGAGTGGGGGAGGTGGTGATAGCATATTGAATTGCCCGTCTTCTGGGATGGACACAAATTCAATGTCTGACAAGGTTGCAGGAATGGCAATGTGTTCTGAGTCCATGTTCAAGTCTTCAACCGGGGTAGACCCTTTCTATGGGGGGACTGGATGGGACCCACTTGTATCACTGAATCATGCTGAGAATTTTGGTGGCTCTCCAGTTATTCCTCATCACAATGAGTTTGGAAATTCACATTACCCTGTTGGGCTGGAAAATCAGGCGATTAGTAACACTTCCCATCTGGTTCATTATGCATCTGATTCAGGTCTGGGTGATATGGTGCCAAAATTATCGTGCTTTGGCAGCGGAGCATTCTCAGAAATGGTCAATTCTTTTGGACTTCCTGACTGTGGCCAGGTTACAGAAACGAGCTTTCATCAAAAATATGCTAAAAAAAAGGGAGTTGGTGCTCAGGAGGATTGCCAAATTTCAGAAGAGAGAGCTTTGGGTGGTAatggaaagaagaaaagaaaagcatcagATTTTCAATCTCCATTGAACCCCAAGAAG AATATTGAAGGGGAGCAGCAGAAAGACCTCTCTGCTAACAGTTCAGAATGTTCCAAGGAGCAAGACGAAATGAAACAGAAAATGGAGCAAAGTAATAGCACAAATTTGCGCGGTAAGCAAGCTTCAGGCAAACAAATCAAGGATAATTCTGACAGTGGAGAACCTCCTAAAGACACTTACATTCATGTGAGGGCCAAGAGGGGCCAGGCCACTAACAGTCACAGCCTTGCTGAAAGG GTGAGAAGAGAAAGGATAAGCGAGAGGATGAGATTGCTTCAAGAACTTGTTCCAGGCTGCAATAAG ATAACTGGCAAGGCTGTGATGCTTGATGAGATTATCAACTATGTACAATCCCTGCAACAGCAAGTGGAG TTTTTATCAATGAAACTGGCAACTGTGAATCCAGAGCTAAACGTCGATCTTGACCGGATTTTTCAAAAAGAT ATTCTTCATTCACGAGGCAGCAGTGCAGCCACTCTTGGAATTGGACCAGGATTGAACTCCTCTCATCCATTCCCAGGGTATCCTCAGGGATCTTTCCCAGGTATCTCAGGTGCTGCCGCCCCGTTTCATCCCGTGCCTCAG GCCGTCTGGGATAACGAGCTCCAGAGCATTTTGCAAATGGGCTTCGATACTAGTCCCTCCATCAACAATCTAGGACCAAATG GGCGGTCGAAATTGGAGCTATAG
- the LOC113712175 gene encoding probable xyloglucan glycosyltransferase 12 — protein MAPSFDWWGKESHRGTPVVVKMENPNNWSMVELEGPSEDDFLYPEDDDLSSMRQQRRLEKGGRNKNAKQLTWVLLLKAHKAAGCLTSIASALVSLASVVRRRVASGRTDTTDTIASENPRVKSRFYTCIKVFLWLSILLLGFEMAAYAKGWHFGAPDLQLQYLYTLTNPLSVKDLFDSIYSKWVLIRVDYLAPPLQLLTNACILLFLIQSVDRLVLCLGCLWIRLKGIKPTAKEDSVDLESGDGGGYFPMVLVQIPMCNEKEVYQQSIAAVCNLDWPKSKILIQILDDSDDPMTVSLIKEEVQKWQQEGANIVYRHRVIREGYKAGNLKSAMNCSYVKDYEFVAIFDADFQPYPDFLKRTVPHFKDNEELGLVQARWSFVNKDENLLTRLQNVNLAFHFEVEQQVNGIFLNFFGFNGTAGVWRIKALEESGGWLERTTVEDMDIAVRAHLHGWKFIFLNDVECQCELPESYEAYRKQQHRWHSGPMQLFRLCLPDVIKAKISFWKKFNMIFLFFLLRKLILPFYSFTLFCIILPMTMFIPEATLPSWVVCYVPATMSFLNILPAPKSFPFIVPYLLFENTMSVTKFNAMISGLFQLGSAYEWVVTKKSGRSSEGDLVSLVEKESKHQRGASVPDLDEMREEIKQQEQKARKKKKHNRIYTKELALAFLLLTASVRSLLSAQGIHFYFLLFQGVSFLLVGLDLIGEQVD, from the exons ATGGCACCATCATTTGACTGGTGGGGAAAGGAAAGCCACAGAGGAACACCTGTTGTGGTGAAAATGGAGAATCCTAATAACTGGTCCATGGTGGAGCTAGAAGGTCCATCTGAGGATGATTTTCTTTACCCTGAAGATGATGATTTATCTTCAATGCGCCAGCAGAGGAGGCTGGAAAAGGGCGGTAGGAACAAGAATGCAAAGCAGCTAACTTGGGTCCTGCTGCTTAAAGCCCACAAGGCAGCTGGTTGTTTAACATCCATAGCTTCGGCATTGGTCAGCCTTGCTTCCGTCGTCCGCCGCCGCGTTGCCTCCGGCCGGACTGACACCACCGACACTATAGCATCCGAGAATCCCAGAGTTAAATCAAGGTTTTACACTTGTATAAAGGTTTTTCTTTGGTTATCTATACTTCTACTCGGGTTTGAGATGGCTGCTTATGCTAAAGGTTGGCACTTTGGTGCGCCAGATCTTCAATTACAGTATCTATATACATTGACCAACCCGTTATCTGTTAAGGATCTATTTGATTCAATTTACTCGAAGTGGGTGTTGATTAGGGTGGACTATTTAGCCCCCCCTCTCCAGCTGTTGACAAATGCCTGTATACTGCTCTTCCTTATCCAGAGTGTGGATAGGTTAGTGCTTTGTTTGGGGTGTCTGTGGATCCGTTTAAAAGGGATCAAACCAACTGCCAAAGAGGACTCTGTGGATCTGGAGTCTGGTGATGGTGGTGGCTACTTTCCCATGGTTTTAGTTCAGATCCCCATGTGCAATGAGAAGGAG GTTTATCAACAATCTATTGCTGCTGTATGCAACTTGGACTGGCCTAAGTCGAAAATTTTGATCCAAATTCTTGATGATTCGGATGATCCGATGACGGTGTCCTTAATTAAGGAAGAGGTGCAGAAGTGGCAGCAAGAAGGTGCTAACATTGTTTACAGGCATAGAGTAATTAGGGAAGGGTACAAGGCTGGCAATCTCAAGTCTGCAATGAATTGCAGCTATGTTAAAGATTATGAATTTGTTGCTATTTTTGATGCCGATTTCCAGCCGTACCCGGATTTTCTTAAAAGAACGGTGCCCCATTTCAAG GATAATGAGGAACTAGGGTTGGTTCAGGCAAGGTGGTCTTTTGTAAACAAGGATGAAAATCTGCTTACGAGGCTGCAGAACGTTAATTTGGCTTTTCATTTTGAAGTGGAGCAGCAGGTTAATGGAATTTTCCTAAATTTCTTTGGGTTTAATGGCACTGCTGGTGTATGGAGGATTAAGGCATTGGAAGAATCAGGTGGGTGGTTGGAGAGGACTACCGTGGAGGACATGGACATTGCCGTCCGAGCTCATCTCCATGGGTGGAAATTTATCTTCCTTAATGATGTTGAG TGCCAGTGTGAGCTACCGGAGTCTTATGAAGCTTATAGGAAACAGCAGCATAGATGGCATTCTGGTCCCATGCAGCTGTTTCGTCTCTGCTTGCCAGATGTCATTAAAGCTAAG ATAAgcttttggaagaaattcaacatgattttcctcttcttccttcTGAGAAAGTTGATACTTCCATTTTATTCATTCACCTTGTTCTGTATTATTCTCCCCATGACAATGTTCATACCGGAGGCTACACTTCCATCGTGGGTTGTCTGTTACGTCCCAGCCACCATGTCATTTCTCAATATACTTCCAGCTCCAAAGTCATTCCCTTTCATTGTACCGTATCTTCTGTTTGAGAATACTATGTCCGTTACCAAGTTTAATGCAATGATCTCCGGGCTATTCCAACTTGGAAGTGCATATGAATGGGTTGTTACCAAGAAATCGGGACGATCGTCTGAGGGAGATCTCGTCTCTTTGGTTGAGAAAGAGTCAAAGCACCAAAGGGGAGCATCGGTGCCTGATTTAGATGAAATGAGAGAGGAAATTAAACAGCAAGAGCAGAAGGCtcggaagaagaagaagcacaACAGAATATATACAAAAGAACTGGCGTtagcctttcttcttttgacagCTTCAGTGAGGAGTCTATTGTCAGCCCAGGGCATCCATTTCTACTTCCTGCTCTTCCAGGGGGTGTCATTTCTCCTAGTTGGATTGGACTTGATAGGGGAGCAGGTTGACTAG